A single Eubalaena glacialis isolate mEubGla1 chromosome 18, mEubGla1.1.hap2.+ XY, whole genome shotgun sequence DNA region contains:
- the SERTAD1 gene encoding SERTA domain-containing protein 1 gives MMLSKGLKRKREEEEEEKEALAVDTWWLDPGHPAVAQAPPAVASSSLFDLSVLKLHHSLRQSEPDLRHLVLVVNTLRRIQASMAPTAALPPVPSPPTAPGIADNLLASSDAALSASMASLLEDLSHIEGLSQAPQPLVDEGPPGRPTGGAPPSLGALDLLGPATGCLLDDGLEGLFEDIDTSMYDSELWAPASEGHKSSPEDGPGKEEAPELDEAELDYLMDVLVGTQALERPPGPGR, from the coding sequence ATGATGCTGAGCAAGGGCCTGAAGCGAaagcgggaggaggaggaggaggagaaagaagcccTGGCAGTCGACACCTGGTGGCTGGATCCTGGCCACCCAGCAGTGGCACAGGCACCCCCAGCCGTGGCCTCCAGTTCCCTCTTTGACCTTTCAGTGCTCAAGCTCCACCACAGCCTGCGGCAGAGTGAACCGGACCTGCGGCACCTGGTGCTGGTAGTGAACACACTGCGGCGAATTCAGGCGTCCATGGCACCCACAGCTGCCCTGCCACCTGTGCCCAGCCCGCCTACAGCCCCAGGCATAGCTGACAACCTGCTGGCCAGCTCTGATGCCGCCCTCTCAGCGTCCATGGCCAGCCTTCTGGAGGACCTCAGCCATATTGAGGGCCTGAGccaggctccccagcccctggtagaTGAGGGGCCACCAGGCCGCCCCACTGGGGGAGCCCCACCCAGCTTGGGTGCCTTGGACCTGCTCGGCCCAGCCACTGGATGTCTGCTGGACGATGGGCTTGAGGGCCTGTTTGAGGACATTGACACATCCATGTATGACAGTGAACTTTGGGCACCAGCCTCTGAGGGCCACAAATCTAGCCCTGAGGATGGGCCAGGCAAGGAGGAAGCTCCAGAGCTGGACGAGGCCGAACTGGACTACCTCATGGAtgtgctggtgggcacacaggcaCTGGAGCGGCCACCAGGGCCAGGGCGCTGA
- the PRX gene encoding periaxin isoform X1, whose amino-acid sequence MGPKLLTCILGVIPSLFPAPAPGPGSESQEHPRQRPEPRTQEAQGAGGDPEAARPQRKGASPADDCAPPQAGLLLGGGACSQAVAQRQLLHAELKLVLQQKGERKQEPGAQVTPSSAMEARSRSAEELRRAELVEIIVETEAQTGVSGINVAGGGKEGIFVRELREDSPAARSLSLQEGDQLLSARVFFENFKYEDALRLLQCAEPYKVSFCLKRTVPTGDLALRPGTVAGYEIKGPRAKVAKLNIQSLSPVKKKKMVVPGALGVPADLAPVDVEFSFPKFSRLRRGLKAEAVKGPVPAAPTRRRLQLPRLRVREVAEEAQVARLAAAAPPPRKAKAEAEVAAGARFTAPQVELVGPRLPGAEVGVPQVAAPKGPGEVAPAAEVVSGFALHLPTLGLGAPAAPAVEPAAGGIQVPQVELSTLPSLPTLPTLPCLETREGAAAVTVPTLDVAAPTVEVDLALPGAEVEARAEAPEVALKMPRLSFPRFGARAKEVAEAKVAKGSPEARVKGPKLRMPTFGLSLLEPRPAVPEAVESKLKLPTIKMPSFGIGVSPPEVKVPKGPEVKLPKAPDVKVPKMPEAALPDVRLPEVELPKVSEMKLPKVPEMAVPEVRLPEVQLPKVPEVKLPKVPEMAVPEVQLPEVQLPKVPELKLPKVPEMKCPEMKLPKVPEMAVPEVRLPEVQLPKVSEMKLPKLPEMVVPDVHLPEVQLPKVSEMKVPDVKLPEMKLPKVPEIAVPEVRLPEVQLPKVSEIKLPKLPEIVVPDVHLPEVQLPKVSEMRLPEVQAPNVPDVHLPKAPEVKLPKAPEVQLKAARAEEAEGVEFGFKMSKMTMPKLGRAESPSRGKPGEAGAEVLGKLVTLPCLKPELGSEARVGVPSLTLPSVELDLPGAFGLEGQVPAADMGKVEQSEAPGVVAGVGEMAFWLPSVEIVTPQLPTVEVEEGQAEMTEVKVKPSSKFSLPKFGLSGPKVTKAEAEGAGRAAKLKVSKFAISLPKARVGTEAEARGTGDAGLLPALDLSIPQLSLDSHLPTGKVEVAGADAKLKGPRFGLPKFGVRGRDSEAGELVPGAAELEGKSRGWDARVKMPKLKMPSFGLARGKEAEIQGGRVSPGEKPESTAVQLKIPEVELVTLGAQEEGQMSATRQVGTEGQDGGPRVPLCISLPQVELPSFGEAGLGATPGQQAKSAPPPAESTPGYRIQVPQVTLSLPGAQVVGGEQLVGEGVFKMPAVTVPQLELDVGLSREVQVREAATGEGGLRLKMPTLGARDAAGGEGPRDQTPGAERTFHLSLPDVELSPPAVGSHAEYQVSEGEGDAGHKLKVRLPRFGLARAKEGVEEAEKAKNPKLRLPRVGFSQSEAAGGEGSPSPEEEEEEGCGEGASGRRGRVRVRLPRVGLTTPSKASRGQEGEAAPKSPGGEKSPKFRFPRVSLSPKAQEEGGFRVRLPNVGFSETGPPGPTRMEGAQAAVI is encoded by the exons ATGGGGCCGAAGCTGCTGACATGCATTTTGGGGGTAATCCCCAGCctcttcccagccccagccccaggcccgggCTCAGAGAGCCAGGAGCATCCGAGGCAGCGGCCGG AGCCCCGGACCCAGGAGGCCCAAGGAGCTGGAGGTGACCCTGAG GCAGCGAGACCCCAGAGGAAGGGCGCGAGCCCCGCAGACGACTGTGCACCACCCCAGGCTGGGCTCCTGTTAGGAGGGGGTGCTTGTTCCCAGGCAGTG GCTCAGAGGCAGCTGCTCCATGCAGAACTGAAACTGGTCCTGcagcagaagggagagaggaagcaggagcCTGGGGCCCAGGTGACTCCCAGCAGCGCCATGGAGGCCAGGAGCCGGAGTGCTGAG GAGCTGAGGCGGGCGGAGTTGGTGGAGATCATCGTGGAGACGGAGGCGCAGACCGGGGTCAGCGGCATCAACGTAGCCGGCGGCGGCAAGGAGGGAATCTTCGTCCGCGAGCTGCGTGAGGACTCACCTGCGGCCAGGAGCCTCAGCCTGCAGGAAG GGGACCAGCTGCTGAGCGCCCGAGTGTTCTTCGAGAACTTCAAGTACGAGGACGCACTACGCCTGCTGCAATGCGCCGAGCCTTACAAGGTCTCCTTCTGCCTGAAGCGCACTGTGCCCACCGGGGACCTGGCGCTGCGGCCTGGGACCGTGGCCGGCTACGAGATCAAGGGCCCGCGGGCCAAGGTGGCCAAGCTG aaCATCCAGAGTCTGTCCCctgtgaagaagaagaagatggtgGTGCCCGGGGCCCTGGGGGTCCCTGCAGACCTGGCCCCTGTTGACGTCGAATTCTCCTTTCCCAAGTTCTCCCGTCTGCGTCGAGGCCTCAAAGCCGAGGCTGTCAAAGGTCCTGTCCCAGCTGCCCCCACCCGCCGGCGCCTCCAGCTGCCTCGGCTACGTGTCCGAGAAGTGGCTGAAGAGGCCCAGGTAGCCCGACTGGCCGCTGCCGCTCCTCCCCCCAGGAAGGCCAAAGCAGAGGCCGAGGTGGCTGCAGGAGCCCGATTCACAGCTCCCCAGGTGGAGCTGGTTGGGCCTCGGCTGCCGGGTGCTGAGGTGGGTGTCCCCCAGGTCGCAGCCCCCAAGGGGCCGGGGGAGGTGGCCCCTGCAGCAGAGGTAGTCAGCGGCTTTGCCCTCCACTTGCCAACCCTTGGGCTGGGAGCCCCAGCTGCACCCGCTGTGGAGCCTGCGGCTGGAGGGATCCAGGTCCCCCAAGTGGAGCTGTCCACCTTGCCCTCGCTACCCACTCTGCCCACACTTCCCTGCCTGGAGACCCGGGAAGGGGCTGCGGCAGTGACGGTGCCCACCCTGGACGTGGCAGCACCTACAGTGGAGGTGGACCTGGCCTTGCCTGGTGCAGAGGTGGAGGCCCGAGCAGAGGCGCCTGAGGTGGCCCTGAAGATGCCCCGCCTCAGTTTCCCCCGCTTTGGGGCTCGAGCAAAGGAAGTTGCTGAGGCCAAGGTGGCCAAGGGCAGCCCTGAGGCCAGGGTGAAGGGGCCCAAACTTCGAATGCCCACCTTtgggctttctctcctggagCCCCGGCCCGCTGTCCCTGAAGCCGTTGAGAGCAAGCTGAAGCTGCCCACCATCAAGATGCCCTCCTTTGGCATCGGGGTCTCACCGCCTGAGGTCAAGGTGCCCAAGGGGCCTGAGGTGAAGCTTCCCAAGGCCCCAGACGTCAAGGTCCCCAAAATGCCCGAGGCAGCCCTTCCAGATGTGCGACTCCCAGAGGTGGAGCTCCCCAAAGTGTCAGAGATGAAACTCCCAAAGGTGCCGGAGATGGCTGTGCCAGAGGTGAGGCTTCCAGAGGTGCAGCTGCCGAAGGTCCCTGAGGTGAAACTCCCGAAGGTGCCCGAGATGGCCGTGCCAGAAGTGCAGCTCCCAGAAGTGCAGCTCCCGAAAGTCCCAGAGCTGAAGCTGCCAAAGGTACCCGAGATGAAATGCCCTGAAATGAAACTCCCAAAGGTGCCTGAGATGGCTGTGCCAGAGGTGCGACTCCCAGAGGTACAGCTGCCAAAAGTCTCGGAGATGAAACTCCCCAAGTTGCCTGAGATGGTCGTGCCGGACGTGCACCTCCCGGAAGTGCAGCTACCAAAAGTCTCGGAGATGAAAGTCCCCGACGTGAAACTCCCTGAGATGAAGCTCCCGAAGGTGCCCGAGATAGCTGTGCCAGAGGTGCGACTCCCAGAGGTACAGCTGCCAAAAGTCTCGGAGATAAAACTCCCCAAGTTGCCCGAGATAGTCGTGCCGGACGTGCACCTCCCGGAAGTGCAGCTGCCAAAGGTGTCAGAGATGCGGCTGCCAGAAGTGCAGGCGCCAAATGTCCCAGATGTGCATCTGCCGAAGGCACCTGAGGTGAAGCTGCCCAAGGCTCCAGAGGTGCAGCTAAAAGCTGCCAgggcagaggaagcagagggGGTAGAATTTGGCTTCAAGATGTCCAAGATGACCATGCCCAAGCTAGGGAGGGCAGAGTCCCCATCTCGAGGCAAGCCAGGTGAGGCTGGTGCTGAGGTCTTGGGGAAGCTGGTGACACTTCCCTGTCTGAAGCCAGAGTTGGGCAGCGAGGCTCGTGTGGGTGTCCCCTCTCTCACACTGCCCTCAGTGGAACTAGACCTGCCCGGGGCCTTCGGCCTGGAGGGGCAGGTCCCAGCAGCCGACATGGGCAAGGTGGAGCAGTCGGAAGCCCCTGGGGTGGTAGCAGGGGTCGGGGAAATGGCCTTCTGGTTGCCTTCTGTTGAGATCGTCACGCCACAGCTGCCCACAGTGGAGGTTGAGGAAGGGCAAGCAGAGATGACGGAGGTGAAAGTCAAGCCTTCCTCCAAGTTCTCCCTGCCCAAGTTTGGACTCTCGGGGCCAAAGGTGACCAAGGCAGAGGCTGAGGGGGCTGGACGAGCTGCCAAGCTAAAGGTGTCCAAGTTTGCCATCTCACTCCCCAAGGCTCGGGTGGGCACCGAGGCGGAGGCCAGAGGGACGGGGGACGCAGGCCTGCTGCCCGCCCTCGATCTGTCCATCCCACAGCTCAGCCTGGACTCCCATCTGCCCACAGGCAAGGTGGAGGTGGCAGGGGCTGATGCCAAGctcaaggggcccaggttcggcCTGCCCAAGTTTGGGGTCAGAGGCCGGGACAGCGAGGCAGGAGAACTAGTGCCAGGGGCGGCTGAGTTGGAGGGCAAGAGCAGGGGTTGGGATGCGAGGGTGAAGATGCCCAAGCTGAAGATGCCCTCCTTTGGGCTGGCTCgagggaaggaagcagaaatCCAGGGGGGGCGAGTCAGCCCCGGGGAAAAGCCAGAGTCTACGGCTGTGCAGCTTAAGATCCCTGAGGTGGAATTGGTTACCCTCGGGGCCCAGGAGGAAGGGCAAATGTCCGCAACCAGACAGGTGGGCACTGAGGGCCAGGACGGGGGGCCGAGGGTGCCGCTATGCATCTCCCTGCCCCAGGTGGAGCTGCCCAGCTTTGGGGAGGCTGGCCTGGGTGCCACCCCCGGGCAGCAGGCCAAGAGTGCACCTCCTCCAGCAGAGAGCACACCAGGCTATAGGATCCAGGTGCCTCAGGTGACCTTGTCTCTACCTGGAGCCCAGGTGGTGGGTGGTGAGCAGCTCGTGGGTGAGGGTGTCTTCAAGATGCCCGCTGTGACAGTGCCCCAGCTTGAGCTGGACGTGGGGCTGAGCCGAGAGGTGCAGGTGCGTGAGGCAGCCACGGGTGAGGGCGGGCTGAGGCTGAAGATGCCCACGCTGGGGGCTAGAGATGCGGCGGGGGGTGAGGGGCCTAGGGACCAGACCCCAGGGGCCGAGCGCACCTTCCACCTCTCGCTGCCTGACGTGGAGCTCTCCCCGCCCGCTGTGGGCAGCCACGCTGAATACCAGGTGTCCGAGGGCGAGGGGGATGCTGGACACAAGCTCAAGGTGCGGCTGCCCCGGTTCGGCCTGGCACGGGCCAAGGAGGGGGTTGAGGAGGCCGAGAAAGCCAAGAACCCAAAACTCAGGCTGCCCCGCGTGGGCTTCAGCCAGAGCGAGGCGGCCGGTGGGGAAGGCTCCCCCAGCCccgaggaggaggaagaggagggctgCGGGGAAGGGGCCTCCGGGCGCCGAGGCCGCGTCCGAGTCCGCTTGCCCCGTGTGGGCCTGACTACCCCTTCCAAGGCCTCTCGGGGGCAGGAGGGCGAGGCGGCCCCCAAGTCACCTGGAGGGGAGAAGTCACCCAAGTTCCGCTTCCCGCGGGTGTCCCTAAGCCCCAAGGCCCAGGAGGAAGGTGGATTCCGGGTCCGGCTGCCCAACGTGGGGTTTTCCGAGACGGGGCCTCCAGGCCCCACGAGGATGGAGGGGGCTCAGGCTGCCGTCATCTGA
- the PRX gene encoding periaxin isoform X2: MEARSRSAEELRRAELVEIIVETEAQTGVSGINVAGGGKEGIFVRELREDSPAARSLSLQEGDQLLSARVFFENFKYEDALRLLQCAEPYKVSFCLKRTVPTGDLALRPGTVAGYEIKGPRAKVAKLNIQSLSPVKKKKMVVPGALGVPADLAPVDVEFSFPKFSRLRRGLKAEAVKGPVPAAPTRRRLQLPRLRVREVAEEAQVARLAAAAPPPRKAKAEAEVAAGARFTAPQVELVGPRLPGAEVGVPQVAAPKGPGEVAPAAEVVSGFALHLPTLGLGAPAAPAVEPAAGGIQVPQVELSTLPSLPTLPTLPCLETREGAAAVTVPTLDVAAPTVEVDLALPGAEVEARAEAPEVALKMPRLSFPRFGARAKEVAEAKVAKGSPEARVKGPKLRMPTFGLSLLEPRPAVPEAVESKLKLPTIKMPSFGIGVSPPEVKVPKGPEVKLPKAPDVKVPKMPEAALPDVRLPEVELPKVSEMKLPKVPEMAVPEVRLPEVQLPKVPEVKLPKVPEMAVPEVQLPEVQLPKVPELKLPKVPEMKCPEMKLPKVPEMAVPEVRLPEVQLPKVSEMKLPKLPEMVVPDVHLPEVQLPKVSEMKVPDVKLPEMKLPKVPEIAVPEVRLPEVQLPKVSEIKLPKLPEIVVPDVHLPEVQLPKVSEMRLPEVQAPNVPDVHLPKAPEVKLPKAPEVQLKAARAEEAEGVEFGFKMSKMTMPKLGRAESPSRGKPGEAGAEVLGKLVTLPCLKPELGSEARVGVPSLTLPSVELDLPGAFGLEGQVPAADMGKVEQSEAPGVVAGVGEMAFWLPSVEIVTPQLPTVEVEEGQAEMTEVKVKPSSKFSLPKFGLSGPKVTKAEAEGAGRAAKLKVSKFAISLPKARVGTEAEARGTGDAGLLPALDLSIPQLSLDSHLPTGKVEVAGADAKLKGPRFGLPKFGVRGRDSEAGELVPGAAELEGKSRGWDARVKMPKLKMPSFGLARGKEAEIQGGRVSPGEKPESTAVQLKIPEVELVTLGAQEEGQMSATRQVGTEGQDGGPRVPLCISLPQVELPSFGEAGLGATPGQQAKSAPPPAESTPGYRIQVPQVTLSLPGAQVVGGEQLVGEGVFKMPAVTVPQLELDVGLSREVQVREAATGEGGLRLKMPTLGARDAAGGEGPRDQTPGAERTFHLSLPDVELSPPAVGSHAEYQVSEGEGDAGHKLKVRLPRFGLARAKEGVEEAEKAKNPKLRLPRVGFSQSEAAGGEGSPSPEEEEEEGCGEGASGRRGRVRVRLPRVGLTTPSKASRGQEGEAAPKSPGGEKSPKFRFPRVSLSPKAQEEGGFRVRLPNVGFSETGPPGPTRMEGAQAAVI, from the exons ATGGAGGCCAGGAGCCGGAGTGCTGAG GAGCTGAGGCGGGCGGAGTTGGTGGAGATCATCGTGGAGACGGAGGCGCAGACCGGGGTCAGCGGCATCAACGTAGCCGGCGGCGGCAAGGAGGGAATCTTCGTCCGCGAGCTGCGTGAGGACTCACCTGCGGCCAGGAGCCTCAGCCTGCAGGAAG GGGACCAGCTGCTGAGCGCCCGAGTGTTCTTCGAGAACTTCAAGTACGAGGACGCACTACGCCTGCTGCAATGCGCCGAGCCTTACAAGGTCTCCTTCTGCCTGAAGCGCACTGTGCCCACCGGGGACCTGGCGCTGCGGCCTGGGACCGTGGCCGGCTACGAGATCAAGGGCCCGCGGGCCAAGGTGGCCAAGCTG aaCATCCAGAGTCTGTCCCctgtgaagaagaagaagatggtgGTGCCCGGGGCCCTGGGGGTCCCTGCAGACCTGGCCCCTGTTGACGTCGAATTCTCCTTTCCCAAGTTCTCCCGTCTGCGTCGAGGCCTCAAAGCCGAGGCTGTCAAAGGTCCTGTCCCAGCTGCCCCCACCCGCCGGCGCCTCCAGCTGCCTCGGCTACGTGTCCGAGAAGTGGCTGAAGAGGCCCAGGTAGCCCGACTGGCCGCTGCCGCTCCTCCCCCCAGGAAGGCCAAAGCAGAGGCCGAGGTGGCTGCAGGAGCCCGATTCACAGCTCCCCAGGTGGAGCTGGTTGGGCCTCGGCTGCCGGGTGCTGAGGTGGGTGTCCCCCAGGTCGCAGCCCCCAAGGGGCCGGGGGAGGTGGCCCCTGCAGCAGAGGTAGTCAGCGGCTTTGCCCTCCACTTGCCAACCCTTGGGCTGGGAGCCCCAGCTGCACCCGCTGTGGAGCCTGCGGCTGGAGGGATCCAGGTCCCCCAAGTGGAGCTGTCCACCTTGCCCTCGCTACCCACTCTGCCCACACTTCCCTGCCTGGAGACCCGGGAAGGGGCTGCGGCAGTGACGGTGCCCACCCTGGACGTGGCAGCACCTACAGTGGAGGTGGACCTGGCCTTGCCTGGTGCAGAGGTGGAGGCCCGAGCAGAGGCGCCTGAGGTGGCCCTGAAGATGCCCCGCCTCAGTTTCCCCCGCTTTGGGGCTCGAGCAAAGGAAGTTGCTGAGGCCAAGGTGGCCAAGGGCAGCCCTGAGGCCAGGGTGAAGGGGCCCAAACTTCGAATGCCCACCTTtgggctttctctcctggagCCCCGGCCCGCTGTCCCTGAAGCCGTTGAGAGCAAGCTGAAGCTGCCCACCATCAAGATGCCCTCCTTTGGCATCGGGGTCTCACCGCCTGAGGTCAAGGTGCCCAAGGGGCCTGAGGTGAAGCTTCCCAAGGCCCCAGACGTCAAGGTCCCCAAAATGCCCGAGGCAGCCCTTCCAGATGTGCGACTCCCAGAGGTGGAGCTCCCCAAAGTGTCAGAGATGAAACTCCCAAAGGTGCCGGAGATGGCTGTGCCAGAGGTGAGGCTTCCAGAGGTGCAGCTGCCGAAGGTCCCTGAGGTGAAACTCCCGAAGGTGCCCGAGATGGCCGTGCCAGAAGTGCAGCTCCCAGAAGTGCAGCTCCCGAAAGTCCCAGAGCTGAAGCTGCCAAAGGTACCCGAGATGAAATGCCCTGAAATGAAACTCCCAAAGGTGCCTGAGATGGCTGTGCCAGAGGTGCGACTCCCAGAGGTACAGCTGCCAAAAGTCTCGGAGATGAAACTCCCCAAGTTGCCTGAGATGGTCGTGCCGGACGTGCACCTCCCGGAAGTGCAGCTACCAAAAGTCTCGGAGATGAAAGTCCCCGACGTGAAACTCCCTGAGATGAAGCTCCCGAAGGTGCCCGAGATAGCTGTGCCAGAGGTGCGACTCCCAGAGGTACAGCTGCCAAAAGTCTCGGAGATAAAACTCCCCAAGTTGCCCGAGATAGTCGTGCCGGACGTGCACCTCCCGGAAGTGCAGCTGCCAAAGGTGTCAGAGATGCGGCTGCCAGAAGTGCAGGCGCCAAATGTCCCAGATGTGCATCTGCCGAAGGCACCTGAGGTGAAGCTGCCCAAGGCTCCAGAGGTGCAGCTAAAAGCTGCCAgggcagaggaagcagagggGGTAGAATTTGGCTTCAAGATGTCCAAGATGACCATGCCCAAGCTAGGGAGGGCAGAGTCCCCATCTCGAGGCAAGCCAGGTGAGGCTGGTGCTGAGGTCTTGGGGAAGCTGGTGACACTTCCCTGTCTGAAGCCAGAGTTGGGCAGCGAGGCTCGTGTGGGTGTCCCCTCTCTCACACTGCCCTCAGTGGAACTAGACCTGCCCGGGGCCTTCGGCCTGGAGGGGCAGGTCCCAGCAGCCGACATGGGCAAGGTGGAGCAGTCGGAAGCCCCTGGGGTGGTAGCAGGGGTCGGGGAAATGGCCTTCTGGTTGCCTTCTGTTGAGATCGTCACGCCACAGCTGCCCACAGTGGAGGTTGAGGAAGGGCAAGCAGAGATGACGGAGGTGAAAGTCAAGCCTTCCTCCAAGTTCTCCCTGCCCAAGTTTGGACTCTCGGGGCCAAAGGTGACCAAGGCAGAGGCTGAGGGGGCTGGACGAGCTGCCAAGCTAAAGGTGTCCAAGTTTGCCATCTCACTCCCCAAGGCTCGGGTGGGCACCGAGGCGGAGGCCAGAGGGACGGGGGACGCAGGCCTGCTGCCCGCCCTCGATCTGTCCATCCCACAGCTCAGCCTGGACTCCCATCTGCCCACAGGCAAGGTGGAGGTGGCAGGGGCTGATGCCAAGctcaaggggcccaggttcggcCTGCCCAAGTTTGGGGTCAGAGGCCGGGACAGCGAGGCAGGAGAACTAGTGCCAGGGGCGGCTGAGTTGGAGGGCAAGAGCAGGGGTTGGGATGCGAGGGTGAAGATGCCCAAGCTGAAGATGCCCTCCTTTGGGCTGGCTCgagggaaggaagcagaaatCCAGGGGGGGCGAGTCAGCCCCGGGGAAAAGCCAGAGTCTACGGCTGTGCAGCTTAAGATCCCTGAGGTGGAATTGGTTACCCTCGGGGCCCAGGAGGAAGGGCAAATGTCCGCAACCAGACAGGTGGGCACTGAGGGCCAGGACGGGGGGCCGAGGGTGCCGCTATGCATCTCCCTGCCCCAGGTGGAGCTGCCCAGCTTTGGGGAGGCTGGCCTGGGTGCCACCCCCGGGCAGCAGGCCAAGAGTGCACCTCCTCCAGCAGAGAGCACACCAGGCTATAGGATCCAGGTGCCTCAGGTGACCTTGTCTCTACCTGGAGCCCAGGTGGTGGGTGGTGAGCAGCTCGTGGGTGAGGGTGTCTTCAAGATGCCCGCTGTGACAGTGCCCCAGCTTGAGCTGGACGTGGGGCTGAGCCGAGAGGTGCAGGTGCGTGAGGCAGCCACGGGTGAGGGCGGGCTGAGGCTGAAGATGCCCACGCTGGGGGCTAGAGATGCGGCGGGGGGTGAGGGGCCTAGGGACCAGACCCCAGGGGCCGAGCGCACCTTCCACCTCTCGCTGCCTGACGTGGAGCTCTCCCCGCCCGCTGTGGGCAGCCACGCTGAATACCAGGTGTCCGAGGGCGAGGGGGATGCTGGACACAAGCTCAAGGTGCGGCTGCCCCGGTTCGGCCTGGCACGGGCCAAGGAGGGGGTTGAGGAGGCCGAGAAAGCCAAGAACCCAAAACTCAGGCTGCCCCGCGTGGGCTTCAGCCAGAGCGAGGCGGCCGGTGGGGAAGGCTCCCCCAGCCccgaggaggaggaagaggagggctgCGGGGAAGGGGCCTCCGGGCGCCGAGGCCGCGTCCGAGTCCGCTTGCCCCGTGTGGGCCTGACTACCCCTTCCAAGGCCTCTCGGGGGCAGGAGGGCGAGGCGGCCCCCAAGTCACCTGGAGGGGAGAAGTCACCCAAGTTCCGCTTCCCGCGGGTGTCCCTAAGCCCCAAGGCCCAGGAGGAAGGTGGATTCCGGGTCCGGCTGCCCAACGTGGGGTTTTCCGAGACGGGGCCTCCAGGCCCCACGAGGATGGAGGGGGCTCAGGCTGCCGTCATCTGA